The following are encoded in a window of Castanea sativa cultivar Marrone di Chiusa Pesio chromosome 9, ASM4071231v1 genomic DNA:
- the LOC142610338 gene encoding ERBB-3 BINDING PROTEIN 1, whose translation MSSDEEREEKELDLTSPEVVTKYKSAAEIINKALQLVVSECKPKAKIVDVCEIGDSYIREQTGNMYKNVKKKIERGVAFPTCISVNNTVCHFSPLASDETVMEAGDVLKIDLGCHIDGFIAVVAHTHVLQDGPVTGKAADVIAAANTAAEVALRLVRPGKKNKDVTDAIQKVAAAYDCKIVEGVLSHQLKQFVIDGNKVVLSVSNTDTRVDDAEFEENEVYAIDIVTSSGEGKPKLLDEKQTTIYKRAVDKNYHLKMKASRFIFSEISQKFPIMPFTARALEEKRARLGLVECVNHELLQPYPVLHEKPGDYVAHIKFTVLLMPNGSDRVTSHPLQELQPTKTIDDPEIKAWLALATKTKKKGGGKKKKGKKGDKTEESTEADPMDETTTNGAASQE comes from the exons ATGTCGTCGGAcgaagaaagagaagagaaggaGTTGGATCTCACTTCCCCTGAAGTCGTCACCAAATACAAAAGCGCTGCCGAGATCATtaaca AGGCTTTGCAATTAGTCGTGTCTGAATGCAAACCAAAGGCTAAGATTGTAGATGTTTGCGAGATTGGCGACTCGTACATTAGAGA gcAAACTGGCAATATGTACAAGAATGTTAAGAAGAAGATCGAAAGGGGTGTTGCGTTCCCAACTTGCATTTCTGTAAACAACACTGTGTGTCATTTCTCTCCGCTCGCGAGCGATGAGACCGTGATGGAAGCTGGTGATGTCCTGAAAAT TGATTTGGGTTGCCATATAGATGGGTTTATTGCGGTTGTGGCACATACTCATGTTCTTCAGGATGGGCCGGTTACTGGAAAGGCAGCTGATGTAATTGCGGCAGCTAATACGGCTGCGGAAGTTGCTTTGAGGCTTGTAAGGCCGGGAAAGAAG AACAAAGATGTAACTGATGCAATTCAGAAGGTTGCTGCTGCTTATGACTGCAAAATTGTTGAGGGTGTTCTTAGCCACCAGCTGAAGCAGTTTGTGATAGATGGTAACAAGGTTGTGCTGAGTGTGTCTAATACAGATACAAGAGTTGATGATGCGGAGTTTGAGGAGAATGAAGTTTATGCTATTGATATTGTAACAAGCTCAGGTGAAGGCAAG CCTAAGTTGTTGGATGAGAAGCAGACAACTATTTACAAGAGAGCTGTTGACAAGAACTACCACCTGAAGATGAAAGCATCTAGGTTTATTTTCAGTGAAATAAGCCAGAAATTCCCTATCATGCCATTCACTGCTAG GGCTCTGGAGGAGAAGAGAGCTCGTCTTGGTTTAGTGGAATGTGTTAATCATGAGCTATTGCAGCCATATCCTGTTCTTCATGAGAAGCCTG GTGATTATGTTGCTCACATCAAATTCACAGTTTTGCTAATGCCAAATGGGTCAGATCGGGTCACATCTCATCCTCTGCAGGAGCTGCAGCCCACAAAGACAATAGATGATCCTGAAATCAAGGCTTGGTTAGCCTTGGCCACAAAGACAAAGAAGAAAGGCGgtggaaagaagaagaaag GTAAAAAGGGTGACAAAACTGAAGAGTCCACAGAAGCTGATCCTATGGATGAAACAACTACAAATGGTGCTGCATCCCAGGAATGA
- the LOC142611087 gene encoding ran-binding protein 1 homolog b-like gives MSSSEPEQSHRKDEEEETTAADDEDTGAQVAPIVRLEEVAISTGEEEEEPILDLKAKLYRFDKDGKQWKERGAGTVKLLKHKESGKVRLVMRQSKTLKICANHLVIPTMTVQEHAGNEKSCVWHATDFADGELKDELFCIRFASLENCRSFMETFQEVAESQGKKEDNKDASDTAGLLEKLNVGDDKTEGKKQEEKPDVAKEEDKQTYTEEGG, from the exons ATGTCGAGCAGTGAACCAGAGCAAAGTCAcagaaaagatgaagaagaagaaaccacAGCGGCCGATGACGAAGACACAGGCGCACAAGTAGCTCCGATTGTGAGGCTCGAGGAGGTCGCTATCTCTACCGGCGAGGAAGAAGAGGAACCAATTCTCGATCT AAAAGCAAAACTGTACCGTTTCGATAAAGATGGGAAACAGTGGAAAGAGAGAGGCGCAGGGACCGTGAAGCTTCTGAAGCACAAGGAATCTGGAAAAGTCAGGCTCGTAATGCGCCAATCTAAGACTCTCAAGATCTGCGCTAATCATCTag TTATTCCGACCATGACAGTGCAAGAGCATGCTGGAAACGAAAAATCATGTGTGTGGCATGCTACGGATTTTGCGGATGGGGAATTGAAGGATGAGCTCTTCTGCATTAGATTTGCTTCGCTTGAGA ACTGCAGGAGCTTCATGGAAACATTTCAAGAGGTTGCCGAATCACAGGGGAAGAAAGAGGATAATAAAGATGCGTCAGATACTGCTGGACTCTTGGAGAAATTGAATGTTGGGGATGATAAAACCGAGGGTAAAAAGCAGGAAGAGAAGCCTGATGTGGCCAAGGAGGAGGATAAGCAAACCTACACGGAGGAAGGAGGGTGA
- the LOC142611159 gene encoding uncharacterized protein LOC142611159: MKILYFAWLFLIPICSLFISFGIIVVSGQCHGDQQSYLLELKNTLKFNSTLSTKLVRWNQSVDCCLWEGLTCSKEGRAIGLNLFDESITAGLDNSSSLFSLKYLENLNLAYNSFYSSIPTEFRKLKNLSYLNLSNACFAGQIPNAISGLTRLVTLDLSTSYLLADSMLKLEDPNLAMLVQNLSELKELYLDGVHISVQGYEWCQALSSSVPNLRVLSMSGCSLSGPFEFSLSKLQSLSIISLYYNPINAPVSEFFANFTNLTSLDLGACGLNGTFPKKIFQIQTLQKLGLSNNDLLQGSLPEFLSNGSLRSLLLVFTNFSGTLPNSISNLTMLSRIDLFGCNFSGSIPSSMENLTQLVYLDMSSNNFTGPIPSFSMAKNLTEIYLSHNHLTGKIHFLNWKDLLNLVNLDLGYNSLEGNIPVSLLSLPSLQTLQLSNNQFSGQLNEFSNVSSCQLKTLDLSSNYLEGPIPMSIFELRDIGNLLLSPNKFNGSLQFNVIQQLRNLFDLDLSYNSLLIEYNGTSSSLSSLFQVTKLKLASCKLKIFLDFLVNLSNLTILDLSNNQIHGEIPTGFGNLVSLCTWISFNQLVMTREGPLLNLSSLSAITVLDLHSNQLAGELPILPPFAVFLDLSMNNFNSAIPASIGDSLAFACFFSISSNKFHGFIPQSLCNATNLQVLNLSNNTLNGTIPQCIIEMSETLGVLDVRRNKLSGKISDTFHDNCGLQTLNLNGNRLRGMVPRSLAQCINLDVFDIGNNHIEDAFPCYLRNLSQLRVLVLRSNKFYGSIDCGGININWPMLRIVDLASNKFSGQLQIKSFSTKAMLDDEDNDQPMLNYIQYEVLKFSQYYYQDAITVTSKGQDLELVKILSVFTSIDVSCNNLEGPIPEKIGELKSLYVLNLSHNSFTDSIPPSLGKLSHLESLDLSSNKLTGAIPMQLADGLSFLSVLNLSFNQLVGQIPQIKQFATFLETSYEGNKGLCGFPLNVECKYDEPG, encoded by the coding sequence ATGAAAATTCTCTACTTTGCATGGCTCTTCTTGATACCAATATGCTCACTTTTCATCAGCTTTGGTATCATTGTGGTGTCTGGCCAATGTCATGGCGATCAACAATCCTATTTGCTCGAATTGAAGAACACCCTCAAGTTCAACAGTACGTTGTCCACAAAACTGGTGCGTTGGAATCAAAGTGTTGATTGCTGTTTGTGGGAAGGTTTAACCTGCAGCAAGGAGGGACGTGCTATTGGTCTCAACCTGTTCGACGAATCCATTACGGCTGGACTTGACAATTCAAGTAGCCTTTTCAGTCTCAAGTATCTTGAGAACCTGAATTTGGCTTATAACAGCTTCTACAGTTCGATTCCAACGGAGTTTAGAAAGCTGAAGAATTTGAGTTACTTGAATTTGTCAAATGCTTGCTTTGCAGGGCAGATCCCTAATGCGATTTCAGGCCTCACAAGGTTGGTTACTCTCGATTTGTCTACCTCTTATTTATTGGCTGATTCTATGTTGAAACTTGAGGACCCAAATTTAGCTATGCTAGTTCAGAACCTTTCGGAGCTGAAGGAACTTTATCTTGATGGTGTACATATATCAGTGCAAGGGTATGAGTGGTGTCAGGCCTTATCATCTTCAGTGCCAAATCTAAGGGTGTTGAGTATGTCAGGTTGTTCTCTTTCAGGGCCTTTCGAATTCTCCTTATCAAAGCTTCAGTCCCTCTCAATTATCAGCCTCTATTATAATCCTATTAATGCTCCAGTTTCAGAATTTTTTGCAAATTTCACAAATCTGACTTCCTTGGATCTCGGTGCTTGTGGATTGAATGGAACATTTCCAAAAAAGATCTTCCAAATTCAAACACTGCAGAAGCTTGGCTTATCAAATAATGATCTACTTCAAGGTTCTTTGCCTGAATTTCTTTCAAATGGTTCTCTCCGGTCACTACTGCTTGTATTTACAAATTTCTCAGGGACGCTTCCAAATTCTATTAGTAATCTTACAATGTTGTCCAGAATAGATCTTTTTGGATGCAATTTCAGTGGATCAATCCCGAGCTCTATGGAAAATCTTACTCAATTGGTTTATTTGGACATGTCATCAAACAACTTCACTGGACCAATTCCATCATTCAGTATGGCCAAGAATTTGACTGAGATATACCTTTCTCATAATCATTTAACAGGTAAGATTCATTTCCTTAACTGGAAAGATCTTCTGAATCTAGTGAATCTTGACTTAGGTTACAATTCACTTGAAGGGAATATTCCTGTCTCCCTGCTTTCCCTTCCATCATTGCAAACATTACAACTTTCCAACAACCAATTTTCTGGTCAACTCAATGAATTTTCCAACGTTTCTTCTTGCCAACTGAAGACCCTTGATTTGAGTAGCAACTACTTGGAAGGGCCAATACCCATGTCTATCTTTGAACTCCGAGATATTGGGAATCTCCTACTTTCTCCAAATAAATTTAACGGATCTTTGCAGTTTAATGTGATTCAACAGTTAAGAAATCTTTTCGATCTTGATCTTTCATACAATAGCTTGTTGATTGAATATAATGGAACTAGTTCTTCATTATCCTCCCTTTTCCAAGttaccaaattaaaattagcttcttgcaagttgaaaatatttCTTGATTTCTTGGTAAACCTTTCCAATTTAACCATTCTGGACCTTTCAAATAACCAGATTCATGGAGAGATCCCAACTGGATTTGGAAATTTAGTAAGCTTATGCACTTGGATCTCTTTTAACCAACTAGTGATGACTCGGGAAGGACCATTACTCAATCTTTCTAGTTTGAGTGCCATAACTGTCCTAGACCTTCACTCCAACCAGCTTGCCGGGGAATTACCGATTCTCCCACCGTTTGCCGTATTCTTGGATTTGTCGATGAATAACTTCAACTCTGCCATACCAGCTAGCATCGGTGACTCCCTTGCTTTTGCTTGTTTCTTCTCTATTTCAAGCAATAAATTCCATGGGTTTATCCCTCAATCATTATGCAACGCTACAAATCTTCAAGTTCTTAATTTGTCTAATAATACCCTGAATGGCACGATTCCCCAATGCATAATCGAGATGAGCGAGACTTTAGGGGTGTTGGATGTGAGAAGAAATAAACTAAGTGGCAAAATATCTGATACATTTCATGACAATTGTGGTTTGCAAACTCTAAATCTCAATGGAAACCGACTAAGAGGAATGGTTCCAAGGTCTCTAGCCCAATGCATTAATTTGGACGTCTTTGACATTGGTAACAACCACATTGAGGATGCTTTCCCGTGTTATCTGAGGAACCTATCCCAGTTACGTGTCCTTGTCCTGCGATCTAACAAATTTTACGGGTCTATTGATTGCGGAGGAATAAATATCAACTGGCCAATGCTTCGAATTGTAGACCTAGCTTCAAACAAATTTTCTGGTCAACTTCAAATAAAATCCTTTTCTACGAAAGCAATGCTAGATGATGAAGACAATGACCAACCAATGCTCAATTATATCCAATATGAAGTCTTAAAATTTAGTCAATATTATTATCAAGATGCAATAACAGTTACCAGTAAAGGTCAAGATCTTGAGCTGGTGAAGATTCTAAGTGTCTTCACCTCAATTGACGTTTCCTGCAACAATCTTGAAGGACCGATACCAGAAAAAATAGGAGAGCTCAAATCACTATATGTCCTAAACTTGTCGCATAATTCTTTCACAGACTCAATCCCACCATCCCTAGGAAAATTGAGTCATCTTGAGTCGCTAGATTTGTCAAGCAACAAGCTTACTGGGGCGATACCTATGCAGCTTGCAGATGGTCTTAGTTTCCTATCAGTCCTAAACCTTTCTTTCAACCAATTGGTGGGCCAGATTCCTCAAATTAAGCAGTTTGCTACATTCTTGGAAACTTCCTATGAAGGAAACAAAGGATTATGTGGCTTCCCTCTGAATGTAGAGTGCAAATATGATGAGCCAGGATAG